Proteins encoded by one window of Lactobacillus paragasseri:
- a CDS encoding ABC transporter ATP-binding protein, which produces MNIFSKLGWFFKQEKKRYIIGISFLALTSIANLVPPRILGLMADQLDKGSISWSEYAALILAVVAAAIVLYLLRYFWRKQIWGGAAELERQMRSRLFKHFMVMDRTFYQRHRTGDLMAHATNDINSIQNVAGDGVLTLVDSLVTGGTTMIAMIIFTDFRLTVIALLPLPFLALGAWKLGDKLHYSFDKSQAAFSRLNNKTQESVSGIKVLKAFGESTQDSTAFNKMVDETIQINKKVFKWDSMFDPLGTLIIGATYVITIIYGGLLVTNHTLSVGQLVSFIAYISNMVWPMFAIGYLFNILERGSASYDRVERLLYERPQITDENADQSLTVKDIQGDLKYDIRSFAYPDEKEIPVLQNIEFTLKPGQTLGLVGKVGAGKTTIIELLLREFDHYQGKITLGGHDIRNIPLKLLLNEISYVPQNNFLFSTSIEKNIAFSDQDATKNKIESAAQKSDLHDDIMQMPAGYQTLVGENGVSLSGGQKQRLSIARALLKESPILILDDALSAVDAKTETAILNSLRSERKGKKTLIAAHRLTSVMDADLILVLKNGKIVERGKHADLLAQDGWYAEMWRKQELRAKVGEIDGQ; this is translated from the coding sequence ATGAACATTTTCAGCAAATTGGGCTGGTTTTTCAAGCAAGAAAAAAAGAGATATATTATTGGAATTAGTTTTCTGGCTTTAACTTCGATTGCAAATTTAGTACCTCCTAGAATTTTAGGATTGATGGCTGATCAATTAGATAAGGGATCAATTAGTTGGAGTGAATATGCAGCTTTAATTTTAGCGGTTGTTGCTGCTGCGATTGTTTTGTATTTATTACGCTACTTTTGGCGTAAGCAGATTTGGGGTGGTGCGGCTGAATTAGAAAGACAAATGCGGTCACGTTTGTTTAAGCACTTTATGGTTATGGATCGCACTTTTTATCAAAGACACCGGACTGGTGACTTAATGGCGCATGCAACAAACGACATCAATTCTATTCAAAATGTTGCGGGAGACGGCGTTTTAACTTTAGTAGACTCATTAGTCACTGGTGGAACAACGATGATAGCAATGATTATCTTTACAGACTTTCGCTTAACTGTTATTGCACTTTTGCCACTTCCGTTTTTGGCTTTAGGGGCCTGGAAATTAGGAGATAAACTTCATTATAGCTTTGATAAGTCACAAGCGGCATTTTCTCGTTTAAATAATAAAACTCAAGAATCTGTTTCTGGAATTAAAGTATTAAAAGCTTTTGGCGAAAGCACGCAAGATTCTACTGCCTTTAATAAAATGGTAGATGAAACTATTCAAATCAATAAGAAGGTTTTTAAGTGGGATTCAATGTTTGATCCACTAGGAACTTTAATTATTGGAGCTACTTATGTAATCACAATTATTTATGGTGGTTTACTAGTAACAAATCATACTTTGTCAGTAGGGCAATTAGTTTCATTTATTGCTTATATTTCTAATATGGTCTGGCCAATGTTTGCGATTGGTTATTTATTTAATATTTTAGAAAGAGGATCAGCTTCTTATGATCGTGTTGAGCGTCTTTTATATGAAAGACCACAAATTACAGATGAAAATGCTGATCAAAGTTTAACAGTTAAAGATATTCAAGGTGATCTGAAATATGATATTAGATCTTTTGCCTACCCTGATGAAAAGGAAATTCCGGTTTTACAAAATATTGAGTTCACGTTAAAGCCAGGACAAACATTAGGTTTAGTTGGAAAAGTTGGAGCTGGAAAAACTACAATTATTGAGCTTTTACTTAGAGAATTTGATCACTATCAAGGCAAAATAACTTTAGGCGGACATGATATTCGAAATATTCCGTTAAAACTACTTTTAAATGAAATTTCCTATGTACCGCAGAATAACTTTTTGTTCTCTACTTCAATTGAGAAGAATATTGCATTTTCTGATCAAGATGCAACTAAGAATAAAATAGAATCTGCAGCTCAAAAGAGTGATTTACATGATGATATTATGCAGATGCCAGCGGGCTATCAAACTTTAGTTGGAGAAAATGGTGTTTCATTGTCTGGTGGACAAAAGCAACGATTATCAATTGCTAGAGCATTATTAAAAGAAAGTCCGATTTTAATTTTAGACGATGCTCTTTCAGCAGTTGATGCAAAGACAGAAACTGCTATTTTGAATTCGCTTCGATCTGAAAGAAAAGGCAAAAAGACGCTGATTGCCGCACACCGTTTAACCTCGGTAATGGATGCTGATTTAATTCTAGTTCTGAAAAATGGAAAGATTGTTGAAAGAGGAAAACATGCTGACTTATTGGCGCAAGATGGTTGGTATGCTGAAATGTGGCGTAAACAAGAACTACGAGCAAAGGTGGGTGAAATAGATGGACAATAA
- the lepB gene encoding signal peptidase I, with the protein MKKQEQTESWGQWILQVLILVAIFFGIFFVLNKFVFANLTVSGISMQPTFENNDRVIALRHAKIKQGDIVIVDAPDEPGALYIKRVIGLPGDTVVSKNNQIYINGKKINQPWLKAGQKLIDNGEDGVSGTKYTNTQNFTLSSLAKTQNYRQFYTAKQLKEMQKTNKVPANTYFVMGDHRSVSKDSRYIGTIPRSKIVGVVKMRYWPLNHITFY; encoded by the coding sequence TTGAAAAAACAAGAACAAACTGAAAGCTGGGGACAGTGGATTCTCCAAGTACTAATTTTAGTAGCGATATTTTTTGGTATATTCTTTGTACTAAATAAATTTGTTTTTGCTAATTTAACAGTATCTGGAATTTCAATGCAGCCAACTTTTGAAAATAATGATCGTGTTATTGCACTTCGCCATGCAAAGATTAAACAAGGCGATATTGTAATTGTTGATGCTCCTGATGAGCCTGGAGCTCTTTATATTAAAAGAGTTATTGGGCTACCAGGTGATACCGTTGTAAGTAAAAATAATCAGATCTATATCAATGGTAAAAAAATTAATCAGCCTTGGTTGAAGGCTGGTCAAAAGTTAATTGATAATGGTGAAGATGGTGTTTCTGGTACTAAATATACCAATACTCAAAACTTTACTTTAAGTTCTTTAGCTAAAACACAAAATTACCGCCAATTCTACACTGCTAAGCAACTAAAAGAAATGCAGAAAACTAACAAAGTTCCCGCTAATACCTACTTTGTAATGGGAGATCATAGAAGTGTTTCAAAGGATAGTCGTTACATTGGAACAATTCCACGAAGTAAAATTGTTGGCGTGGTAAAAATGAGATACTGGCCATTAAATCATATTACATTTTATTAA
- a CDS encoding uracil-DNA glycosylase, translating into MRYPDKLLVEVKERSRGMKLEGINFGAGPVHPKLMIIGEAPGREEIESLIPFHGASGKELMKSLASIGLKREDVYITSAVRSRPYSVKRVFSKKENKEVIKYPNRKPTKKEILAHAPLLDFELQYAQPKIIVTVGTTALSRLLDHKYEISKVHGKIIKNTSILKLNSKKDGYVWSKEKYTVIPQYHPAAVFYNRKLTDTIAQDWLNIKPLIKLVKK; encoded by the coding sequence ATGAGATATCCAGATAAGTTATTAGTTGAAGTTAAGGAAAGATCAAGAGGGATGAAATTAGAAGGGATCAATTTTGGAGCTGGTCCAGTTCATCCTAAACTAATGATTATTGGCGAAGCACCAGGAAGAGAAGAAATAGAGTCGCTGATTCCTTTTCATGGTGCTTCAGGAAAAGAATTGATGAAGTCATTAGCTTCAATTGGCTTAAAGCGAGAAGATGTTTACATTACAAGCGCAGTAAGAAGTCGACCTTATAGTGTTAAGAGGGTATTTAGTAAAAAAGAAAATAAAGAAGTAATAAAATACCCTAACCGAAAGCCAACTAAAAAAGAAATTCTAGCGCATGCTCCTTTATTAGATTTCGAGCTTCAATATGCTCAACCTAAAATTATCGTAACTGTGGGCACGACTGCTTTGAGCCGCTTACTTGATCATAAATATGAGATTAGTAAAGTGCATGGTAAGATTATTAAAAATACCTCGATTTTGAAATTAAATAGTAAAAAAGATGGCTACGTTTGGTCTAAAGAAAAATATACGGTAATACCACAATATCACCCAGCCGCGGTTTTTTATAACCGAAAACTGACAGATACAATTGCTCAAGATTGGTTAAATATAAAACCTTTAATTAAATTAGTGAAAAAATAA
- the rimM gene encoding ribosome maturation factor RimM (Essential for efficient processing of 16S rRNA) has translation MTEYFEVGKILSPHGLTGEVKVNATTDFPEERLANGSRLFIKNSDQYQELIVEATRRHKQFYLVKFEGIDDIDQAEKVRGKELYVAETDQQELPEGSYYFKDILNCPVYDAKTGEKLGVLANIETPGANDIWEIKPEHGKSFWIPNIESVVNNVDLANKRIEVTLLEGLRDEN, from the coding sequence ATGACTGAGTATTTTGAAGTTGGAAAGATATTATCTCCTCATGGTTTGACGGGGGAAGTTAAGGTAAATGCAACTACTGATTTTCCTGAGGAAAGATTAGCTAATGGAAGCAGATTATTCATTAAGAATAGTGATCAGTACCAAGAATTAATTGTAGAAGCTACACGTCGTCATAAACAATTCTACTTGGTTAAATTTGAAGGAATAGATGATATTGATCAAGCTGAAAAAGTTCGTGGTAAAGAATTATATGTAGCAGAAACAGATCAGCAAGAATTACCTGAGGGCAGCTACTATTTCAAAGATATTTTGAATTGCCCAGTCTATGATGCTAAAACTGGTGAAAAGCTTGGAGTTTTGGCAAATATTGAAACTCCTGGTGCTAACGATATTTGGGAGATAAAACCAGAGCATGGCAAAAGTTTCTGGATCCCAAATATTGAATCAGTCGTTAACAACGTTGATCTAGCTAATAAGAGAATAGAAGTAACTTTACTTGAAGGATTACGAGATGAGAATTAA
- the ffh gene encoding signal recognition particle protein yields MAFENLSERLQKALKNLTGKGKISEADINDASREIRLALLEADVNFKVVKDFIKKIKKEALGKEVQESLNPGQQIIKIVDDELTKMMGEEAVSLNKSQHIPTIIMMVGLQGTGKTTTVGKLANYLMKNEKARPLLIAGDIYRPAAIDQLKQIGQQLNVPVYSEDNQDVAEIVKHGLEEADKNKNDYVLIDTAGRLEIDEQLMDELKRVTAVAHPDNTLLVVDAMTGQAATQVAEGFNNDLDLTGIILTKLDGDTRGGAALSIRAVTGLPIIFTGQGEKLTDLSTFHPDRMASRILGMGDMLTLIEKAQQDYDAKEAEKMAEKMRENTFDFNDFIDQMDQVQKMGPLDQIIKMIPGLGNNPALKNIQIPEKQISHIKAIVYSMTPEERENPDILNPSRRRRIAAGSGRSIAEVNRMIKQFKQSKEMMQKMTKGDMGEFANLPGMNSPMGKMAMRSMNKRFKKNKKKRMKKIKRYRSK; encoded by the coding sequence ATGGCTTTTGAAAATTTAAGTGAAAGACTTCAAAAAGCATTAAAAAATTTAACAGGTAAAGGAAAAATTTCTGAAGCTGATATTAACGATGCAAGTCGTGAAATTCGGTTAGCTTTACTAGAAGCTGATGTTAACTTTAAGGTTGTAAAAGACTTTATTAAGAAGATTAAGAAAGAAGCCTTAGGTAAAGAAGTTCAAGAGAGCTTAAATCCAGGACAACAAATTATCAAAATCGTTGATGACGAGTTAACTAAGATGATGGGAGAAGAGGCTGTTTCTCTTAATAAGTCTCAACATATTCCCACCATTATTATGATGGTCGGTTTGCAAGGTACTGGTAAAACTACTACCGTTGGTAAACTTGCAAATTATCTAATGAAAAATGAAAAAGCACGACCTTTATTAATTGCAGGCGATATTTATCGTCCAGCTGCGATTGATCAGTTAAAGCAAATTGGTCAGCAGTTAAATGTACCAGTTTATAGTGAAGACAATCAAGATGTAGCAGAGATTGTAAAGCATGGTCTTGAAGAAGCAGATAAGAATAAAAATGATTATGTCTTAATCGATACAGCTGGTCGTCTTGAAATTGATGAACAGTTAATGGATGAATTAAAACGTGTAACAGCTGTTGCTCATCCAGACAATACTTTGCTTGTTGTTGATGCAATGACCGGTCAAGCAGCTACTCAAGTTGCTGAAGGATTTAATAATGATTTAGATCTAACGGGTATCATCTTAACTAAGCTTGATGGTGATACTCGTGGTGGTGCAGCTCTTTCAATTCGTGCTGTTACTGGTCTTCCAATTATCTTTACTGGACAAGGTGAAAAATTAACTGATCTTTCAACTTTCCATCCTGATCGAATGGCGTCACGTATCTTAGGTATGGGAGATATGTTGACCTTAATTGAAAAGGCTCAACAAGACTATGACGCTAAAGAAGCCGAAAAAATGGCTGAGAAGATGCGTGAAAATACATTTGATTTTAATGACTTCATTGATCAAATGGATCAAGTACAAAAGATGGGACCGTTGGATCAAATTATAAAAATGATTCCTGGTTTAGGAAATAACCCTGCTTTAAAGAATATCCAAATTCCAGAAAAACAAATTTCTCATATTAAAGCTATCGTTTACTCAATGACACCTGAAGAGCGTGAAAATCCTGATATTCTTAATCCATCAAGAAGACGCAGAATCGCTGCTGGTTCTGGTAGATCAATTGCCGAAGTCAATCGCATGATTAAACAATTTAAGCAATCAAAAGAAATGATGCAAAAGATGACTAAGGGAGATATGGGCGAATTCGCCAATCTGCCAGGTATGAATTCACCAATGGGTAAGATGGCGATGAGATCAATGAATAAGCGCTTCAAGAAAAATAAAAAGAAGCGCATGAAGAAGATTAAACGATATCGCTCAAAATAA
- a CDS encoding YneF family protein: MNLGLAIFLIIIALLIGLVGGFYGARAYMKKYFQDNPPISEDMIAAMMAQMGQKPSAKKLNQVMNMMKHQQQK, encoded by the coding sequence ATGAATTTAGGTTTAGCAATTTTTCTTATTATTATCGCATTATTAATCGGTCTTGTCGGCGGATTTTACGGTGCTCGTGCATACATGAAGAAGTATTTCCAAGACAATCCTCCTATTAGTGAAGATATGATTGCAGCTATGATGGCGCAAATGGGACAAAAACCATCCGCTAAGAAGCTTAATCAAGTTATGAATATGATGAAGCATCAACAACAAAAGTAG
- a CDS encoding DUF896 domain-containing protein, with translation MDKKEEEKLIKRINELTKISRERELTPDEVEERKKLRSAFLENFRAGFRQQLEDTVVIDENGKEVTSEKAKEAQRRKGLRKD, from the coding sequence ATGGATAAAAAAGAAGAAGAAAAGCTAATTAAAAGAATTAATGAGCTAACTAAAATTAGTAGAGAACGCGAATTAACTCCCGATGAAGTTGAAGAACGCAAGAAATTAAGATCTGCTTTTCTAGAAAACTTCCGTGCAGGCTTTAGGCAGCAATTAGAAGACACTGTAGTTATTGATGAAAATGGTAAAGAAGTAACTTCAGAAAAAGCAAAAGAGGCACAACGTCGTAAAGGATTAAGAAAAGATTAA
- a CDS encoding bis(5'-nucleosyl)-tetraphosphatase translates to MKTVHEYSAGSIIYRINKNEIEFLLVQSMLNRTWGFPKGHLEAGENNVQAAKREVYEEVGLRPNYDFNFKESLTYKITRDRLKTVTLFLSEFIPTQKIKLQRSEIGSSKWVNLEEASKCLHYEELNELLKKAQDYIKNEISR, encoded by the coding sequence ATGAAGACAGTGCATGAGTATTCAGCGGGCAGTATCATTTATAGAATTAATAAAAATGAAATAGAGTTTTTATTAGTTCAAAGTATGCTTAATCGTACATGGGGTTTTCCTAAAGGACATCTTGAAGCTGGAGAAAATAATGTACAAGCGGCAAAAAGAGAAGTTTACGAAGAAGTGGGATTAAGACCAAACTATGATTTTAATTTTAAAGAAAGTCTCACTTATAAAATTACTCGTGATCGTTTGAAGACAGTAACTTTGTTTTTAAGTGAATTCATTCCAACTCAAAAAATTAAATTACAAAGAAGTGAAATTGGCTCTTCTAAATGGGTGAATTTAGAAGAGGCCAGTAAATGCTTGCATTATGAAGAATTGAATGAGCTCTTAAAAAAGGCACAGGACTACATTAAAAATGAGATATCCAGATAA
- the rpsP gene encoding 30S ribosomal protein S16: MSVKIRMRRMGSKRKPFYRIVVADSRMPRDGRFIEEVGYYNPLTNPDEVKLEEDKIFEWLEKGAQPSDTVRSLLSKAGLMTRYHDAKYGK; encoded by the coding sequence ATGTCTGTTAAGATTCGTATGCGCCGTATGGGCTCAAAGAGAAAACCTTTTTATCGTATCGTAGTTGCTGACTCACGTATGCCACGTGATGGTCGTTTTATCGAAGAAGTTGGTTACTACAACCCACTTACTAACCCTGATGAAGTTAAGCTTGAAGAAGATAAGATTTTTGAATGGCTTGAAAAGGGTGCTCAACCATCAGATACTGTGAGAAGCTTGCTTTCAAAAGCTGGTTTGATGACTAGATACCACGACGCAAAGTACGGTAAGTAA
- the lexA gene encoding transcriptional repressor LexA, whose protein sequence is MTEPHANKQLEILRFIYDTVEERAFPPTVREICSAVDLSSTSTVHGHLARLEKKGYILKDATKPRAIEVTEKGREALGIKPKDIPIVGVVTAGQPILAVQDIDEYFPLPPDLENDAGELFMLRVHGESMINAGILNGDHVIVRKQSSANNGEIVVAMTEDNEATVKRFFKEDGYYRLQPENDTMDPIILPVVQILGKVVGLYRNNID, encoded by the coding sequence ATGACTGAACCACATGCAAATAAACAATTAGAAATTTTACGTTTTATTTACGATACCGTTGAAGAACGAGCTTTTCCACCTACAGTTAGAGAAATCTGTAGTGCAGTTGACCTTTCATCAACTTCAACCGTTCATGGTCACTTAGCTCGACTTGAAAAGAAAGGGTATATTTTAAAAGATGCCACTAAGCCAAGAGCAATTGAAGTAACTGAAAAGGGACGAGAAGCTTTAGGAATTAAGCCTAAAGATATTCCAATTGTTGGTGTAGTGACTGCTGGTCAACCAATCTTAGCGGTTCAGGATATCGATGAATACTTTCCTCTTCCACCTGATCTTGAAAATGATGCTGGCGAACTTTTCATGTTACGCGTTCATGGTGAATCAATGATTAATGCTGGAATTTTAAACGGTGATCACGTGATTGTGCGCAAACAATCTAGTGCAAATAATGGCGAGATCGTTGTTGCAATGACTGAAGACAATGAAGCAACAGTTAAGAGATTCTTTAAAGAAGATGGATATTATCGTTTACAACCTGAGAATGATACTATGGATCCAATTATTTTACCTGTGGTTCAAATTTTAGGCAAAGTTGTCGGTCTATACCGTAATAACATTGATTAA
- a CDS encoding ABC transporter ATP-binding protein: MDNNEETKSVWSKAIPLKEQIHIFKRVLKYVKPFKVEMGIAVFGAFLVSVINMLLPRGLQFFLDNYLIKQKATVQIIIWAGLLYGLGTIIKAVLQFIYQYLYALGAEKTLESVRKDLYRKLHSLGMRYFDQTPAGSIVSRVTNDTMTLSDFLGVLCQVVIGVFSLVTAFVAMYVTNKFAALIVLLFLPILGFVFWIYTQKSSKLYRGFRERLSRINTNLNESIEGVSLIQQFKQEKRMTNHFENENGTLMKTRFNMIRVNSLLLSPMTSLLYSLALALVLMYFGFPLQKTFVPAGIVYAFSQYVQQFFNPISTMMDRMTFFQDGIVAGKRIFRIMDETEYEPKQEDDKNAVISKGKIEFKNVSFSYDGKHEILHNVSFVVNPGETLGIVGHTGSGKSSIINVMMRFYEFGSGEVLIDDIDIRKFSKKELRKKLGLVLQEPFMFYGDISSNIRLYNNQITDQQIKKAAQAVQADSFIEKMPGKYHAKVIEGGSELSQGQRQLISFARTLVTDPKILVLDEATANVDTETENLIQDGLKKLRQGRTTLAIAHRLSTIADADQIIVLDKGRIVEQGTHTELLEKKGYYYNLYKLQQNSDK, encoded by the coding sequence ATGGACAATAATGAAGAAACTAAATCAGTTTGGTCAAAGGCAATCCCGCTTAAAGAACAAATCCATATTTTTAAACGTGTTTTGAAATATGTTAAGCCTTTTAAAGTAGAGATGGGGATCGCAGTTTTTGGAGCTTTCTTAGTAAGTGTAATCAACATGCTTTTGCCGAGAGGGCTGCAATTTTTCTTAGATAATTATTTGATTAAACAAAAAGCAACCGTTCAAATTATTATCTGGGCTGGTTTGTTGTATGGGCTGGGAACGATTATTAAGGCAGTTCTTCAGTTTATTTACCAGTATTTGTATGCACTTGGAGCTGAAAAAACGCTTGAGAGTGTCAGAAAGGATTTGTATCGTAAGCTTCATAGTTTGGGGATGCGATATTTTGATCAGACTCCAGCTGGTTCAATTGTTTCAAGAGTTACTAATGATACGATGACTTTGAGCGATTTCTTGGGAGTGCTTTGTCAGGTAGTTATTGGAGTTTTCTCATTAGTAACTGCTTTTGTAGCAATGTATGTGACCAATAAATTTGCTGCTTTAATTGTGCTATTATTTTTGCCAATTTTAGGTTTTGTCTTTTGGATTTATACGCAGAAAAGTTCAAAATTGTATCGTGGTTTTCGTGAACGTCTAAGTAGGATTAATACAAATTTAAATGAGTCAATAGAAGGTGTTTCCTTAATTCAGCAATTTAAGCAAGAAAAGAGAATGACTAATCATTTTGAAAATGAAAATGGCACATTGATGAAGACTCGCTTTAATATGATTAGGGTCAACTCATTGCTTTTATCTCCGATGACTAGTTTGCTTTATTCTTTAGCATTAGCCTTAGTGTTGATGTATTTTGGCTTTCCGCTTCAAAAGACATTTGTTCCAGCAGGGATTGTTTATGCATTTTCTCAATATGTACAGCAGTTCTTTAATCCAATTTCTACTATGATGGATCGAATGACTTTCTTTCAAGATGGAATTGTAGCTGGAAAACGTATCTTTCGAATTATGGATGAAACAGAATATGAGCCTAAGCAAGAAGATGATAAAAATGCAGTAATCTCTAAAGGAAAAATTGAATTTAAAAATGTTAGTTTTTCTTATGATGGCAAACATGAGATTCTTCATAATGTATCTTTTGTAGTCAACCCTGGTGAGACTCTAGGAATTGTTGGTCATACTGGATCAGGAAAAAGCTCAATTATCAATGTGATGATGAGATTTTATGAATTTGGTAGTGGAGAAGTCCTAATTGATGATATTGATATTAGAAAGTTTTCGAAAAAAGAGTTACGTAAGAAATTAGGCTTGGTTTTACAGGAACCATTCATGTTTTATGGTGACATTTCTTCAAATATTCGTTTATATAATAATCAAATTACTGATCAACAAATTAAAAAAGCTGCTCAAGCAGTACAGGCTGATTCTTTTATCGAAAAGATGCCTGGTAAGTATCATGCTAAAGTGATCGAAGGCGGATCAGAACTTAGCCAAGGCCAAAGACAGTTAATTTCTTTTGCTAGAACCTTAGTAACAGATCCTAAAATTTTAGTTTTGGATGAGGCAACAGCGAATGTTGATACTGAAACAGAAAACTTGATTCAAGATGGGTTGAAGAAGCTTCGTCAAGGTAGAACAACACTAGCAATTGCTCACCGTCTTTCTACAATTGCTGATGCTGATCAAATTATTGTTTTAGATAAAGGACGAATTGTTGAACAAGGAACACATACAGAATTATTAGAAAAGAAAGGTTACTACTACAATCTTTATAAGTTGCAACAAAATAGCGATAAATAA
- the trmD gene encoding tRNA (guanosine(37)-N1)-methyltransferase TrmD has protein sequence MRINVLTLFPDMFTPLQVSMLGRGLEDKKWELNLVNFRDFTTDVHHHVDDTPYGGGAGMVLQIMPIKKALDSLTNKGKVIITAPQGKTFNEKMAQNWAKEENLTFICGHYEGFDQRVYDLADETVSIGDYVLTGGELPTMSMIDATVRLLPGILGNAASPVEESFSHGLLEYPQYTRPADFEGEKVPEVLTSGNHQKIAEWRHKEALRATYLHRPDMLAERELTNEEKKMLEEIKLEKEN, from the coding sequence ATGAGAATTAATGTTTTAACCCTATTTCCAGATATGTTTACCCCTTTACAAGTATCAATGTTAGGAAGAGGATTAGAAGATAAAAAATGGGAGCTAAATTTAGTTAATTTCCGTGATTTTACTACAGATGTCCACCATCATGTTGATGACACTCCATATGGAGGAGGAGCTGGCATGGTGTTACAAATTATGCCGATAAAAAAAGCTTTAGATTCTTTAACTAATAAAGGAAAGGTAATTATTACAGCCCCTCAAGGAAAGACTTTTAATGAAAAGATGGCGCAAAATTGGGCTAAAGAAGAAAATTTGACCTTTATTTGTGGCCACTATGAGGGATTCGATCAAAGAGTCTATGATTTAGCGGATGAAACAGTTTCAATCGGTGATTATGTCCTTACGGGTGGAGAATTGCCGACGATGAGTATGATTGATGCAACTGTACGTTTATTGCCTGGAATTTTAGGAAATGCTGCTTCTCCAGTTGAGGAAAGTTTTTCTCATGGACTTTTAGAATATCCTCAATATACTCGTCCAGCTGATTTTGAAGGAGAAAAGGTACCTGAAGTATTAACATCTGGAAATCATCAAAAAATTGCCGAATGGCGCCACAAAGAAGCGTTGCGAGCAACTTATCTTCATCGCCCAGATATGTTAGCTGAACGAGAACTAACAAATGAAGAAAAGAAGATGCTTGAAGAAATTAAACTTGAAAAAGAGAATTAG
- the rplS gene encoding 50S ribosomal protein L19 → MDPLIQELTKEQLRDDMPDFRAGDTVRVHVRVVEGTHERIQMFEGVVIKRKGAGISATYTVRKMSSGIGVERTFPVNDPRVAKVEVLRHGRVRRAKLYYLRDRHGKAARIAEKRRG, encoded by the coding sequence ATGGATCCATTAATTCAAGAATTAACTAAAGAACAATTACGTGATGACATGCCTGACTTCCGTGCAGGTGATACTGTTCGTGTTCACGTACGTGTTGTTGAAGGTACTCACGAACGTATCCAGATGTTCGAAGGTGTTGTAATCAAGCGTAAGGGTGCTGGTATTAGCGCAACTTACACTGTACGTAAGATGTCATCTGGTATTGGTGTTGAACGTACTTTCCCAGTAAACGACCCACGTGTTGCTAAGGTTGAAGTTCTTCGTCACGGTCGTGTACGTCGTGCTAAGCTTTACTACTTACGTGACCGTCATGGTAAGGCAGCTAGAATTGCTGAAAAGCGTCGCGGTTAA
- the ylxM gene encoding YlxM family DNA-binding protein has translation MDELEKNERLGDLFAYYGPLLTKGQQDYFEDYYYNDLSLGEIADNHHVSRQAVYDNLKRSSKALEKYEDKLHMKRDYIRIEEKITEAVYALEHGKINRAQIELLKLLKQMGVE, from the coding sequence ATGGATGAACTAGAAAAAAATGAAAGACTAGGTGACTTGTTTGCCTATTATGGTCCACTCTTAACCAAGGGGCAGCAAGATTATTTTGAAGATTATTATTATAATGACCTGTCTTTAGGTGAAATTGCTGATAATCACCATGTATCTCGTCAAGCTGTTTATGATAATTTAAAACGAAGCAGCAAGGCTTTAGAAAAGTATGAAGATAAACTTCATATGAAGCGTGATTATATAAGAATAGAAGAAAAAATAACTGAAGCCGTTTATGCCCTTGAACATGGCAAAATTAATCGTGCTCAGATTGAACTTTTAAAATTATTGAAACAAATGGGAGTAGAATAG